Proteins from one Caldilineales bacterium genomic window:
- a CDS encoding M24 family metallopeptidase, which produces MNATTLSTIQAMLQRQNLDGWLLYCFRDLNPIAKRLAPLPPLGLLSRRWAYWIPAAGEPAWLVHAIERGGFAQRPERVESYSSWASFEAALLRLTGGPKRIACEYSPRCGIPYASYLDAGTAEHLRDLGFELHASADLIQAVLATWTPLQLASHRRAAAACLAAKDAAFAFIARRLADGAAVTEVEAQQVILDHFAAAGIDPDHPPIVAVNAHAGNPHYAPDPEHPTPIHSGDLILIDLWGRVAGDPEAVFADITWMGFAGPQPPAEMQRVFDVVARARDAGVQLVQERVAAGARLCGWEVDDAVRGVIAQAGYADYFIHRSGHSLDTAIHGSGVNIDNLEMRDTRALIPHIGFTIEPGVYLPDFGVRLEINLYIHPDRAEVTTLPLQTAFITMAV; this is translated from the coding sequence CCGCCGCTCGGCCTGCTCAGCCGGCGCTGGGCCTACTGGATCCCGGCCGCCGGCGAACCGGCCTGGCTGGTGCACGCCATCGAGCGCGGGGGGTTTGCCCAACGCCCGGAGCGGGTCGAATCCTATAGCTCGTGGGCATCATTCGAGGCGGCCCTGCTGCGGCTGACCGGCGGCCCCAAGCGCATCGCCTGCGAATACAGCCCCCGCTGCGGCATCCCCTATGCTTCGTATCTCGATGCCGGCACGGCCGAGCACCTGCGCGACCTCGGTTTCGAGCTGCACGCCTCCGCCGACCTCATCCAGGCCGTCCTGGCGACCTGGACGCCCCTCCAACTGGCCAGCCACCGCCGCGCCGCCGCCGCCTGCCTGGCCGCTAAAGACGCCGCCTTCGCCTTCATCGCCCGGCGGCTGGCCGACGGCGCGGCTGTGACCGAAGTCGAGGCGCAACAGGTGATCCTGGATCACTTCGCCGCCGCTGGCATCGACCCCGACCATCCCCCCATCGTCGCCGTCAATGCCCACGCCGGCAACCCGCACTACGCGCCCGACCCCGAACACCCCACCCCCATCCACAGCGGCGATCTGATCCTGATCGATCTGTGGGGTCGCGTGGCCGGCGACCCGGAGGCCGTCTTCGCCGACATCACCTGGATGGGTTTTGCCGGGCCGCAGCCGCCGGCCGAGATGCAGCGCGTCTTCGATGTCGTCGCCCGCGCCCGCGATGCCGGTGTGCAGCTGGTGCAGGAGCGGGTCGCGGCCGGGGCTCGGCTCTGCGGCTGGGAGGTGGACGATGCCGTGCGCGGGGTCATCGCCCAGGCCGGGTATGCCGACTACTTCATCCATCGCAGCGGCCACAGCCTGGATACCGCCATCCATGGCTCTGGCGTCAACATCGACAACCTGGAGATGCGCGACACCCGCGCCCTGATCCCGCACATCGGCTTCACCATCGAACCGGGCGTCTATCTGCCCGACTTCGGCGTGCGGCTTGAGATCAACCTGTATATCCACCCCGACCGCGCCGAAGTGACGACCCTGCCCCTGCAAACCGCCTTCATCACCATGGCTGTTTGA